GGCTTTGGCCGAAATGCTCACCGGCGCCTCAAGGGAGACCGTCTCGCCGGGCCCCAGCGTCTTCCGGCAGTGGTAGTCGATGGACAGGTCGCCCGACTCTTTCGCTGTCAACGCGACATCGGCCGGCACGTCCTTCCGGTTCTCCAGTTTCCACCTGAGGACCGTCTGCCCGCCCCGCACCGGCTCGATGTCGTCTACCGTCGCCGAGGCGGACAACTCCGCCGTCTCCACCGCGGTCACGTGCCGGGATTCGCGGTCCACCCGGACCGTCAGTTCCTCCCGGTCCCCGGCGGACTCGGCTTCATCCCCGCCAGACCCGGCCGCGCCGTCAGAGGCCGGCGTCCCACCGGCCGTAAACCGGTAGGTAAAAACCCGCAGCCCTTCCCAGGTTTCGTCGTCGGGCCGCTGGTCGATCTGCCGTTCCAGGGACGCGTACCAGTCGTGCCGGTCGAAGAAGTACCGCGTACAGGGCATCTCGAGGATGGCGGGCATGTAGTTGCGCATAATCGGCCAGCCTCCGGCGTCCCAGAAGAAACCCGTCCGCTTGTAGGGCGCCATCGCCTTCACGTTCCCCGACCAGGTATCGAGGTCGAGGTGGTACTTCTTGTCCTCGATGGCCATCTCCACCGAACGGACGAGCAACCGCCGGCCGATGCTTCTGCCCTGGAAGCGCGGGGAGACGTTCAACAGCGCGAGGTAGAGGGCCTCGCCGTCGTCCTTGTCGTATACCAGGGAACAGTACCCGCCGATCTTATCCCCTTCGGCCCAGACGAAGACCGCGGTGTATTCCTCCTTTTCGTGCCAGTCCCGGATGTCCCGCGCCGTCGTGGGCACGCCGCTGTTCCAGGTACCGGGCCACTCGCCGTCGCTTTCGTTCCACATTTCGGCGATCGCGGCGGCGTCCCGCACAGGGTCGATCAGCCGCAGATTGGCTTGTTCCGCCATCGTCATCTCCTCATCATCTCCTCACCATCTCAAGTTGTCTCGCCATGTTCCGGCCGACCAAGTCGAACTGGCGGAGGAACCGCCGTCTCGTAGGGTACCGCCCCGGCTTCGTTCACTTCGTATCCGAACCGCTCCAGGTAATGGCCGGCGGGAAGCAGCGCGTCGCCACGCCGGGCCATCTCTTGATGCAACTGGTCGTCCAGCCGGCGCTGCAGGTCGGCATGTTCCTCCCGGCCGGCCAGGTTGGACAGCTGGCATGGATCCTCCCGGTTGTCGTACAGCAGCCAGGGCCCGTCGAGATTGCGTACATAGGTGTGTCCGGCGGTCCGGATTCCCCGCCACGGCTGGCCCCGGTATTCCGAAAAAGGCGCGATGCTCATGATGTAGGCGGCATCGTTGCCCGTAAAGGCCTCGCCCCGCACCGCCGGGGCGTGGTCCCGACCCTCGCAGGATCCGGGTACGGGGATGCCCGCCAGACCGAGGAGCGTCGGCATGATATCCACCACGTTGAAGGGGGTACTGATCCGAAGCCCCGAGCAAGCCTGGTCCGGGCAACGCATAACGAAGGGAACGTGGATGGACTCGTCCCAGGGGTGCTGCTTGCGCTGCCGGTCCTGCGACCCGAGCATGTCGCCGTGGTCCGAAGTATAGACGAAGATCGTTTCGTCCATCAGTCCCTGTTCTTCGAGGACGCCGCCGAGCCGCGCCAACTGGTCGTCGAGGGCCGTGATATGCGCATAGTAACCCGCCAGGTCGGTCCGGGCAGGATCGGGACAGTTGGGACGCACCTCCACTTCCTCCGGCGGATACAGGTCGAGGTAGCGGCCGGGCACGGCGTCGTAGGGATTATGCGGCGGCCCCCACGACAGCACCAGCGCGAAGGGCCGGTCCTGCCTCCGGTCCCGTCCCCGTGTGCGCAGGTATTCGATGGCCAGGGAAGTCTGCGCCTCCGCATCGTAGCCGTTCCAGTACAGCGGCGCTTCCGAATCCCGGTAGTACAGGGAGTGCATGTAGTCGTGGGTGCAGTT
This genomic stretch from Gemmatimonadota bacterium harbors:
- a CDS encoding sulfatase; the encoded protein is MTGHHARNIVFVFSDQHRWCSSGFGGSRQVRTPYMDRMADEGVVFDLAVSNIPVCTPWRAALLTGQYPLTTGMFMNDVRLPTDRPTLGTVLRAVGYDTAYIGKWHLDGPSRSGYTPPGPRRQGFDFWAVGNCTHDYMHSLYYRDSEAPLYWNGYDAEAQTSLAIEYLRTRGRDRRQDRPFALVLSWGPPHNPYDAVPGRYLDLYPPEEVEVRPNCPDPARTDLAGYYAHITALDDQLARLGGVLEEQGLMDETIFVYTSDHGDMLGSQDRQRKQHPWDESIHVPFVMRCPDQACSGLRISTPFNVVDIMPTLLGLAGIPVPGSCEGRDHAPAVRGEAFTGNDAAYIMSIAPFSEYRGQPWRGIRTAGHTYVRNLDGPWLLYDNREDPCQLSNLAGREEHADLQRRLDDQLHQEMARRGDALLPAGHYLERFGYEVNEAGAVPYETAVPPPVRLGRPEHGETT